In Lolium perenne isolate Kyuss_39 chromosome 5, Kyuss_2.0, whole genome shotgun sequence, the sequence GGGGCTGTGCTtcatgcttgtgctgccgtgccaTCTCTGGCCACTGGAAGGATGATCCATGCCTGTGCATTCGAAACTGGTTATGTATCCTACTTGTATGTGGCCAACAACTGGATATGTATGCCAAGTGCGGAGATGTAGAAGGTGCAAGCAGTGTATTCAATACTGTTCTTCAGAAGGACTTGGTCTCGTGGAACACCATGTTCTTCAGGTTCGCATAAATGGATGGGAAACGAAGCACTAGCACTGCATGAAGCCATCTTGTCCCATGATGTCTGCCCCGACGAAGTTACATTTGCAGGCTTGCTCACTGACTGCAGCCATTCTGGACTCACGGAGCAAGGAAGAGCCTTTTTTTTGAGTCAATGGTATCTGTCCACCGACTCAAACCAACACCAGAACATTTAGCTTGTGTTCTGGATATGTATGCTAGATCAGGTAGCATCGCGAAGGCCATTGAGATGCTGGATCAATATTCAGAAACGGTTCAGCCACATAGCAGCAACATTCGTGAGGCTCTGCTTAGCTCCTACACATCTGGTCACCTGGACGTAAGGATCGAAAAGGTGGTGGGGGAGCAGCATGGTGTTGACAGAGCCCTCGAGAGATGCTGGCTATGTCATGCTGTCCAACTTGTTGTGCGCCACTGGGCAGTGGACGGAAGCCGAGATGGTAAGGAGAGCCATGTCAGAGCATGGTGTCGAGAAGTCTCCCGGCTGTAGCTGGATCCACGTGAAGGGTGCTGTTAAGGTGTTTGTATCATCAGGAGGGCACCTTGATCCGTCAGATTATAGTATGTGGTATCATTCACTTGTTGGATGAGGAAGTGAGGAATACAGTGTGTTGCAGTCCGCAAATTAATATGAGTTTTAACACAGTAATTTTTGGCTGCGTTGACATTGTCATATATTGTGTAGCCCTGCTCAATATATATCCCAAACACTGCTGTTGCTGGAACTGAGGACGAGAATGAACAAACGAAAAAAAGAGTTCAACTTAGCATTTGAATTTATTGCTGATAGAAAGGTTCATAGGATCGGAACACAGAGATACATTGGAGGTGTTCAGGTTTGAGGATAGACCCAGTCAACTCGGAGCTTGCGGTCACCAACAAGGTGTCCATTGAGCTTGTCGATAGCCTCCTCGGCGTGCTCGCGGCTCTCGAACGCTACCCACCCGAAGCCGACAGGGTCGTGGAGGCTCATGCTCGTGAGGTTGGACCCGACGAGCGGCCCGAACCGCCTGAAGAGCCGACACAGGTCGCTTTCGCCGGGGATGGCGCTCAACGGCACATTGGTGACTCGTACAAGGCGCCGCAGCAAGTGGTGGctcccggagccggagccggagctggAGCCGGAGGAGGAGGGTAGCAAGAGCGGGTGCTTCCCCGGCTGGCACCGCGCCCTGCAGGTCCTAAGGTTGAAAGCCCCGTTGATGTAGTTGTAGGGGCAGAAGTGATCGTTCTCGTGGATTCTGCTTACTCCGCAGAAGCTACACGTCCTCTTCTGCCAGCGGCGCTCGTTGCCTGAGAAAAATATGAATGGCCTCTTTGGTTGTAAAAAATAAAGGAATAAGTATGAAGACAGGATTGTGATGCTAATTCTGGGTAAAATAGAGGACCGAAAACAGATAACCTTGGGTGTGTTGGGTTCATACGATAAACACAAGATTCTCAATAAGCATAGCCAAATCAGTAGAGATGGGAATGCAAGTGCATTGCAAAACTGCTATATATGCGAGGCCAGACAAAGTTTTCCTCCGTTGTTTTCTTTCGCTCCACTACTTTATTAAACCAAATGGACGGATAGTGACAACCAAAACAAATTCATATCCGTATATTTTTCCTCCGTTTTCCCTATGATGAATCAAAGAGGCTAGGGAAACCTGAGACTATGAGAGTACAGGCCTGGAGACTTACCGAGTTCACCCTTGCTGTCGGCGTGCTCCTTGATCGGCGCCGCTGCCTCGCCCACCGTGTCCTGCCGCCGGCTTATGCGACCCCTGCACGCGGCATATAACTTGAGTCGGCCGGTGGCTTTTCAGATGTGTGGGTACTCGTGTTTGTGGAGGTCGCTTATATAAGCAAAAGATGAGCTCAGCTTTGTTTGTCCAAGAAACGCACGAACCTTGCGGCGCTGGCTGAGACTCCTCCTTgacgatcttcttcttcttcatcgtcgccGCTCTAGtatctctcttcttcttcttcttcttctggacGATCGTCCTCCATTGTCTGCGGCCAGCCATCTCCTCTACTTGCCGTACCTTGCCGCGATCTGGTCGATTCCTTTTCTATATCATGACCTTGTGGCTTGTTTATAATTGTGAGTTCTGGCTGGATGTCCAATTCCAGTTCGATAGGGACTCGGACCAGATTCGCTTGATGTAAAAGGCAACGTCAAATATCGAAAGAAACTCCAGTCTATTAAGCACGCGGCAATGGAAGAGGACGCAGGGGACACGACGATCAACTTCTGGAAGGACCCTAACGGCGAGTCATGCTGCATCTGCGGGGAAGAGGACGCGGAGGAGAAGCACGTCGAGCTCGCCTGCCCCTACGACTACCTGGTGTCGCCGGCCGGGTACGTGCCCTGCAGGGCGAGGCGCGCCGTCTGGAGGGAGGACGGGGACGCGCCGTCCAGCCACCGCCTCTTCCTGCGGCGCTTCGTGCGCGTCACCAACCTGCCGGAGCGCTGCCCCCGCCCGGCTCGCCTCGCCGCGCTCTTCGCCCGGTTCGGGCCGCTGCGGATGTGGCACGTCGCCATGGACGCCCCCGCGGTGTGCAAGGGCTTCGCCTGCGTGGTCTTCGAGCGCCGGGAGGATGCCGAGAAGGCCATTGATGAGCTCAACTGCTATGACTTTGACGGCCGTAGCTTGCGAGTAGACTGGTTTTATCCCAGCGCGTGACTGAATTCAGCTACGAGTAATAATAAGGAGGTGGCCAAACTTTGGCATTATCAGTAGGCAAACGCTAGGTTACATTTGGCTATAAAAGAGCAAACCCCATCAACCATTTTTCTAGAGTATGTAGCATCAGTCTCCAATATTGTTTCCATAGTTTGTTAAAGTTGCGAAATTATGCAGCAGACGGCTACAAAAGAATTCCAAATATAATTTCTGCGTATGTTGCAATTTTAAAAATGTGACACCGTGTTGTAACAACTTTTTCAATACATTCATCAGTTTTGCCTAACTTATCTAACATCATGCAACTACATATGTAAATTGGTGCAATCTCATCGTAGCATAGGTAGCAAGAATTGTTGAAGCACTTTTCCCATAGTTACACAACAAAAATTATACAcacatgtagcaaatcacaaacacAGTATGTAACATAGAGAAGAATTCCTGAAAAGTTGACCTTCTTTGGCCACCCCGTCGCGTGCTCCTGAGCTaaccatcccccccccccccccccccgtctccCCTAAGGGAAATCTGCCTCGCCGGAGTACCACCGGCCCTCACCCCACTATACTTCTCGTTGCGACAAGTATCACACGCGGAGACCACTTCCAGTTGGTTTTCCTTCACGGCGTTGAGCCATGTGTTGGATGCACATTGCACGTACTTCCATTTAACCAATGTTGACCTTTTTTATAGATATTTTGCTACTCTTTTTCTAATCTCTTGGAGTTTCCATGCTCCGATGCATCCGACGTAAGTTTTGTCAATTCGAGCCCGTTCAACCTTGTCATCTTGACCCAACGTCCATGGGTCGCAATAGGAAAGTTGGCTGGTAACTCAGTGGTGATCTCATCGACAACATGCTCGGATGTATCATCGCGAAACACCAGTGATATCCTCTCGGTCGACGGTGACACGACTCCCAACAAAAAGTCAATGAGCCTACACTCTTGGGCGTCCATACCCCTTAGCCCATGGACACTGACCTCTCGGAGGGAGTCTAGGTTCATCTTCTGATCTGCGCAAATGGCGCGACCCCACCGATACTTTCCTCGCCGTGGCACGGGACTCTGCTGCAAGAGATGGAAAAAATATCAGAAATCATGCAAACAAAGTCGTCGACATACATATAATTCTCTGCGTTCAAAAAATACATTTGActtaactttgtctagatacatatGCATCTAGATGCGCTTTTAAAACATGTACTAGATGCAATCTAGAACTAACTCAATTCTCGTTCACTGACTCATGTGTAATTTACGTCTAACTGGGAAAAAAATATATGTAATTCTCATGTGCAAATCTAATGGTTTAGGATTTGATCTAGAACAAACTTAATTCGCGATTGACGTATGAAACTTACCAAGACGGTGATGCAGTATGGGGCGGAGTCGACGTAGAGCGTCTTTACGCTCGGGACACGCGAGAGGAGGGACGCCAGGCACGGCCCGACGTTGGCATGGATCCCCCACCGCACCGTGAGAGAGAGCACGGTGACACGAGGCAGCTTTGGGACGTAGGTCATCAGGTCCTCGCACGAAGACGACTCCGGGCCTAACCAGTTGAGGAGAGTCATCTCGTCCGGCAGAAGCAAGTCCAGCTCGAGGTATTCCGTGGTGAGGCAGCAGGCCTGCAGGAGCTGCTTGGTGTAAGGGTAGTCGAACTGGTCGCTTCGCCCGAGCGTCGCGAGCTTGAGGCCGGAGAGCCGGCGGACGCGCGTCAGGGTGCCGTCCTCCCGGAAGACGAGCCGCTTCGGGTAGCTGCGGTACAAGCAGATGGACTCCACCCTCGGCGCCGAGACAACCACATCGGTCTCGGTctcggtggcagtgattggatagCGGAAGCAGGATCATACGCTCAGCGACCGCAGGTTGGGCGCCGCCACGTCCAGCCTGGTCAGGTCGTCGACGTTGTCGACGTCGAGCGCCTCGAGGACGTCGGAGCGGAGGACCAGCTCGCGTGTGGCCTCCCCGCCCCTCAGTCGGCACAGGCGCAGCCTCCGCAGCCGTGGGAAGCACGACGAGAGGAAATCGTGCAAGGGCGGCGTCCCGGCCGGCAGCCGCACCGTCGCGAGGACCAGCTCCGTCAGCCTGTCGAAGTGCACCGGATCGTCCCCGGCCGGCGGGAGCTCGAGATAGGCCCCGTGGTGCAGCGTCAGGTTGAGGGTCTCCGCCCGCGTGAACCGCGGGAGCTCCAGCCGGACCACCCCCCGTGGCACCGTGACGCGCACGGACCCGGCCGCGCGCTCCATGGCCTCCGGGTACCACGTGTTGGCCTCGGCGATGTAGACGTGCCTGCCGAACTCGAGGGAGATGGAGGGGATGTCGAACGTCGGGAACCGCGAGAGGGCCTCCGTGCAGAGGCGGGGGAACGTGACCCCGACGCCGCGGTTCGTGCAGTTCCGGACGGAGAGGTTGAGGGCGAGCACGTGCGCCGGCCAGAGGCGCCGCCACCGACGCGATAACTGGGCCGCGCGCACCGCCAGCGGGGTGGGAAGGAAGCCGAGGATGTGGCCAAGCACGTCGTCGGGAAGGCCGCCAAGCCGATCGACTCCCGGCGACTCCAACTTAACCTTTACGTTCCCGTCTGCCGTGCGCTTCTTCATGGAGAGCGCCGGCCTGCGCCAAGAGGCCCGCCGCTAGTGCACTTTGGTTCTCCCGATCGATGACGGTAATTGTCTCGCTTGTTCGCGTCTAAATTATAACCTTCAGAAATTATGTTTCCCGGTCGAATAGGAAATAGCTTGCGTAGGTTTAAGATGTTATTTAGGAACGTTCTCATGTTTCTCCTAAGCTATGGTCTGATTTAGTGCGTGCCCTAATTAATAACTTTATTTTTTATGGAAGTGTTGTTAATTAATTAGGGAAGTAATTAAGCCTAGCTCAACTGGTTAAGGCAATTAATAACTCGTTGTAGAAGTGAGCTTAGCTCAACTGGTTTGGGGAGTGTATGTACAAACTCATCATCTGAGTTTAAATTCCGGTGGATGCGAATTTACGTTTCTATTAATACTTGAGGTCTAGGTTGGACTTGGTACTCATGCAATTTATCTCGGGGACTATGCTTCAATATTCATCAAGATTAAAAATCTTAGTACTCATGCttaatggttgtgtgcatccctAATTGACTAGGTCATTAGAATGGAATCGAATGGAACGAGTTGAATAGCCTTGTCGGTAACGAGATCGAACTAGGTAtcctgataccgatgatcaaatctcGGATGAGTATCGGTATCAAAGTAACAAATGGAATGATATGCAATGTAATGGGTTCAAACGATGATTGCATCTTTGTAGAATTCATAGGAGTTGCTATTGTTCTCCACAACACCCTGGCAATCATTGATCAGAGAGAGAGATGTCTCGATCATGTATGTGTTATTCTCGAACCTTTGGGAAACACGCTTAAGGGTTTATTATTTTGGATTCATTGTAAACGCCGGAAAATAGAGAAGAGAGAACCGAAAAGGGTTCCGTGAGTATCCGAAGGATGTTCGGAGTGATACGAGTGGTGTCTCGGATCATCAAGAGTTAAATAATATGTATTATATAGTAATTAAATGAATTAATATTAAAtatatgtttatttatttataaaAAGGTGCAACCCACCTCAATGGGCCCCTCCCGGAGGGAGGCCCATTAGTTGGTCGGCCACCCCATGGGTTTTATGGGTGGGCGGCTATGATTTTTTAGGTGGGAGGGGGGCATGGGCCTTTATAGGGCccagccggccacccctctcccatgCCCCTTTTTAGTCCCACACTTGCCAAGGCATGAACTCCACCCCTCCCCTTCCCCCTATATATAGTGGAAGGATTTGGAGGAGAGGAGTAAACACAATTAGGGTTGAGGGAAAAAGGAGACCCCTTGGGCGCCTCCCTCTCCTCTTCCCCTCCCTCTGTAGTTCCCTCTCCACCCGTGGTTCCTTGAAGAGCTGCGCATGGGGTGAGTACTCCACCCGGAATGCGGGAGCTAACTAAATACAATGTTTGTGCACCTAGTGAAAAGGTGGTGTTCTCTCCCATGAGAAGGAATTTAAACAGTTGACTAAAAGAGCAAGCGAGTACTATTTGCGGGGACTAGGTCCAAGAGGGCAAAGATGGTGGGGTTGGAGGATGAGAGCAACATAGAAGAACAACCAAGTTGCACTAGGTACTAGGAGGGTGGGGATATATGTAGGAGAAAGCAAAGGGAAGATATAAATTACTTTATAAGTTGTTAAACGATATGAGACACATTCATTGAAACATTGAGGGTGGCTCTAGTGCATAGTTCATGATGTCCATGTAGACGATGTATCAGGTCGAACACCAATTAAGTGCAATTTGTTGTTTCGATAGTGAAAAAATTTAACAAATGGAAAACACATATTTTGTGGCAAGAAATCATGCAAAATCAAGATTTGTCAGTTTTCAAAGTGCTTGATTTTTTTATATCGGATATTAAATAAATTTCTATCTGTGGTTATCTATAAATTATAGTACTCTGGTGAAACATATGTACAAATATTTTGAATATTTTGACCaattttttcaaaattaaattcaaTTTGATTAAATTTCAACTCCATATGATTTTATCTAAATCTAGTCCCAAAAGTTTGACATGATACTATTTTAAACCCATATAAGTTAGTGAAATTTATGTGAACCCTTTCATGTGTTTTTACATGTTGAGATGCTTCTTGATTCTTATCACCAAATATACTTCCCACATTGGTGTGTGCCCTTACTATTTTTGTGTATGTCCCATATTTTgtgtgtacttatctccttgtgtGTATTTTACTAATTATTTTATAGTTTACACATGTGTGTAATTCCCATATTTGATTTTATGTAGTTCTCATATTGTGTGTATACTCCTATGCATTGTACAAGTATGATCTCAAGTACAACGATATGGTGTAGTTCAAGATTGAGGCCTTCTGTCTAAAGATGACGATCTGCAAGTCCAACAACTCCACCGCTAGGTAGTACATCTAGTATGACCATGGCTAGACGGTGACCTCCCATGAAGCCTTCTTTTTATCTATGTTTTGATGTTTGTATGTACGGGTGAAGCCTTGTGATCAGGGGGATACGTGACCACCCCTTCTCTgctcgacacgtgtctaacgaCGTTAGCACTGTACACGCATTGCCGCGGTCCAGCATGTCGAGTGGAAGGGCGGAGAGACGCGGGGAAGGTGCACATCGACGCAAACTGGCAAACT encodes:
- the LOC127302462 gene encoding uncharacterized protein; protein product: MEEDAGDTTINFWKDPNGESCCICGEEDAEEKHVELACPYDYLVSPAGYVPCRARRAVWREDGDAPSSHRLFLRRFVRVTNLPERCPRPARLAALFARFGPLRMWHVAMDAPAVCKGFACVVFERREDAEKAIDELNCYDFDGRSLRVDWFYPSA
- the LOC127304234 gene encoding F-box protein At1g60400-like; amino-acid sequence: MKKRTADGNVKVKLESPGVDRLGGLPDDVLGHILGFLPTPLAVRAAQLSRRWRRLWPAHVLALNLSVRNCTNRGVGVTFPRLCTEALSRFPTFDIPSISLEFGRHVYIAEANTWYPEAMERAAGSVRVTVPRGVVRLELPRFTRAETLNLTLHHGAYLELPPAGDDPVHFDRLTELVLATVRLPAGTPPLHDFLSSCFPRLRRLRLCRLRGGEATRELVLRSDVLEALDVDNVDDLTRLDVAAPNLRSLSTDVVVSAPRVESICLYRSYPKRLVFREDGTLTRVRRLSGLKLATLGRSDQFDYPYTKQLLQACCLTTEYLELDLLLPDEMTLLNWLGPESSSCEDLMTYVPKLPRVTVLSLTVRWGIHANVGPCLASLLSRVPSVKTLYVDSAPYCITVLLDVNYT